A portion of the Desulfovibrio legallii genome contains these proteins:
- the hrpB gene encoding ATP-dependent helicase HrpB, protein MIIPAPAQPPIALPPCPLDAVRPEVTRTLAQGGNLVLQAEPGAGKSTRLPLWLLSAPWLHPERGGGRILLLEPRRVAARALARYLARALGEELGRTVGLRMRDETRVSRATRLEVLTEGVLTRLLQDDPQLSGTACVIFDEFHERSLTADTGLALCLESQAALRPDLRLAVMSATLDAAPVAALLGGCPVISCPGRAFPVSIRYLPPRAEAGRFPGGAPLLWRHAATVIAGLCRTEPGGLLAFLPGAGEIRQVAQLLEGRLPPEVDLHPLYGNLPPQAQDAALAPPPPGRRKVVLATAIAETSLTIDGVRMVVDCGLARQARFDPASGLTRLTTERVSLAGAVQRAGRAGRTEPGLCCRLWDAAEDRGLRPAARPEILEADLSGLTLQLAVWGADPAALPWLDPPSTASVAVARQALQRLGALDAQHRATPLGRRMAALPLEPRPAKMLLDAQAQGHGPLACCLAALLEERAPGAAAGYGADLGRRLDRLCRSDRPADSPAGRCNGGNGVQAPLRRQARRLAAMIGLEGDIFALAAADHKAAGTVLAQGWPELIAQRQNREENTAGGPCPGVTYRLRCGRAARLPATDGLSRSPFLAVAEVDGAAPHGRIRLAAPLEPEDLEARFGQEMRTEDLVQISSEGQITARRQTRLDALLLRDAPLPHPAPEQCAAALCAHLRQCGLNALPWDDAARQWQARVTLLRGLEGEPWPDVSDAALLQSLELWLAPALAGCTALADLTAAAFTAALHGLLPKHMARRLAQAAPPHWRVPSGALRPIVYGEEGGPRLAAKLQEFFGCTATPAIADGRVPLTLHLNSPAGRPLQITRDLPHFWRHGYPAVRAEMRGRYPRHPWPEDPAAAEATSLSAKRLAARHDKKR, encoded by the coding sequence ATGATCATACCTGCCCCTGCCCAGCCGCCCATTGCTTTGCCCCCCTGCCCCCTGGACGCCGTGCGCCCGGAGGTGACCCGGACTCTGGCGCAGGGCGGCAACCTGGTCCTGCAGGCCGAACCGGGCGCGGGCAAAAGCACCCGTCTGCCCCTCTGGCTGCTGTCCGCCCCGTGGCTCCACCCGGAGCGCGGCGGGGGCCGCATCCTCCTGCTGGAACCCCGCCGCGTAGCCGCCCGCGCCCTGGCCCGCTACCTGGCCCGCGCCCTGGGCGAAGAGCTGGGCCGCACCGTGGGCCTGCGCATGCGCGACGAAACCCGCGTCAGCCGCGCCACCCGCCTGGAGGTGCTCACCGAAGGCGTGCTGACCCGCCTCCTGCAGGATGATCCCCAGCTCAGCGGCACGGCCTGCGTCATCTTTGACGAATTTCATGAGCGCTCCCTCACGGCGGATACGGGCTTGGCGCTCTGCCTGGAAAGCCAGGCGGCCCTGCGCCCGGACCTGCGGCTGGCGGTCATGTCCGCCACGCTGGACGCCGCGCCCGTGGCGGCCCTGCTGGGCGGCTGCCCGGTCATTTCCTGCCCCGGCCGCGCCTTCCCCGTCAGCATCCGCTACCTGCCCCCCAGGGCGGAAGCGGGGCGCTTCCCCGGCGGCGCGCCCCTCCTGTGGCGGCATGCGGCCACAGTCATCGCCGGGCTCTGCCGCACGGAACCCGGCGGCCTGCTGGCCTTTCTGCCCGGCGCGGGGGAAATCCGGCAGGTGGCGCAACTGCTGGAAGGCCGCCTGCCGCCGGAGGTCGATCTCCACCCGCTCTACGGCAATCTTCCTCCGCAGGCCCAGGACGCAGCCCTGGCCCCGCCCCCTCCGGGACGGCGCAAAGTGGTGCTGGCCACCGCCATCGCCGAGACCTCCCTGACCATAGACGGCGTGCGCATGGTAGTGGACTGCGGCCTGGCCCGACAGGCCAGATTTGACCCGGCCAGCGGCCTGACCCGGCTGACCACGGAGCGGGTTTCCCTGGCCGGGGCCGTGCAGCGCGCGGGCCGGGCCGGGCGCACGGAACCGGGCCTCTGCTGCCGCCTTTGGGACGCCGCCGAAGACCGTGGCCTGCGCCCCGCGGCGCGACCGGAGATTCTGGAAGCGGACCTGAGCGGGCTTACCCTGCAATTGGCCGTCTGGGGGGCGGATCCCGCCGCCCTGCCCTGGCTTGACCCGCCGTCCACCGCTTCCGTGGCTGTGGCCCGCCAGGCTTTGCAGCGCCTGGGTGCGCTGGACGCGCAACACCGCGCCACGCCCCTGGGGCGGCGCATGGCCGCCCTGCCGCTGGAACCGCGCCCGGCCAAAATGCTGCTGGACGCGCAGGCCCAGGGGCACGGCCCTCTGGCCTGCTGTCTGGCCGCACTGCTGGAGGAACGCGCCCCCGGCGCAGCCGCCGGATACGGGGCGGATCTGGGCAGACGTCTGGACAGGCTCTGCCGATCCGATCGGCCAGCAGACAGCCCGGCAGGCAGATGCAACGGGGGAAACGGCGTGCAGGCTCCATTGCGGCGACAGGCCCGCCGTCTGGCGGCCATGATCGGGCTGGAAGGAGATATTTTTGCCCTGGCAGCGGCGGATCACAAAGCCGCGGGTACGGTGCTGGCGCAAGGCTGGCCGGAACTGATCGCTCAGCGGCAGAACCGGGAGGAAAACACGGCAGGCGGTCCCTGCCCCGGCGTCACATACCGCCTGCGCTGCGGCCGCGCCGCACGGCTTCCAGCAACGGACGGCCTGAGCCGCAGCCCCTTTCTGGCCGTGGCCGAGGTGGACGGAGCTGCACCCCACGGCCGTATCCGCCTGGCCGCGCCGCTGGAGCCCGAAGATCTGGAAGCCCGGTTCGGCCAGGAGATGCGGACGGAAGATCTGGTGCAGATCAGCTCTGAAGGGCAGATCACGGCCCGGCGGCAGACCCGGCTGGACGCGCTGCTGCTGCGGGATGCACCTCTGCCGCACCCGGCCCCGGAGCAGTGCGCGGCGGCGCTCTGCGCCCATTTGCGGCAGTGCGGGCTCAACGCATTGCCCTGGGACGACGCGGCTCGGCAATGGCAGGCGCGTGTGACCCTGCTGCGCGGCCTGGAAGGCGAACCCTGGCCGGACGTGAGCGACGCCGCCCTGCTGCAAAGCCTGGAACTCTGGCTGGCCCCGGCGCTCGCGGGCTGCACGGCGCTTGCGGATCTGACTGCCGCGGCATTTACGGCGGCCCTGCACGGCCTGCTGCCCAAGCACATGGCGCGGCGCCTGGCGCAGGCGGCCCCACCCCACTGGCGCGTGCCCTCCGGGGCACTGCGGCCCATTGTCTATGGCGAGGAAGGCGGCCCGCGGCTGGCCGCCAAGCTGCAGGAATTTTTCGGCTGCACTGCGACGCCCGCCATTGCCGATGGGCGCGTGCCCCTGACCCTGCACCTTAATTCGCCTGCGGGCCGCCCCTTGCAGATCACCCGGGATCTTCCCCACTTCTGGCGGCACGGCTACCCGGCCGTGCGGGCCGAAATGCGCGGCCGCTATCCCCGCCATCCCTGGCCCGAAGACCCTGCCGCGGCAGAGGCCACGAGCCTCAGCGCCAAACGGCTGGCCGCCCGACACGACAAAAAACGCTGA
- the yjgA gene encoding ribosome biogenesis factor YjgA produces MPRARRHQWSADGQEEAPRPSRSARKRASLALQDLGAELARLPLPEMRALNLPPDLAAALELYARIGDHEGRRRQLQFIGRLMREVDPEPVRAALEARQAKTAAAGAALHLAEQWRHRLLAAPEAELDSLLGALPAGAEATGGDDPAADAAAKARAELRALALEARREKAANAAPHAARALFRALRRRFDMVRDEKIF; encoded by the coding sequence ATGCCCCGCGCCCGACGTCATCAGTGGTCCGCCGACGGCCAGGAGGAGGCCCCCCGGCCCAGCCGTTCGGCCAGGAAGCGCGCCAGCCTCGCTTTGCAGGATCTGGGGGCGGAGCTCGCCCGCCTGCCGTTGCCGGAAATGCGCGCGCTCAATCTGCCGCCAGACCTTGCGGCTGCCCTGGAGCTCTACGCCCGCATTGGCGATCATGAAGGCCGCCGCAGGCAGCTGCAGTTCATCGGCCGCCTCATGCGCGAGGTGGACCCGGAACCCGTGCGCGCCGCCTTGGAGGCCCGGCAGGCCAAGACTGCGGCGGCGGGCGCGGCCCTGCACCTGGCGGAGCAATGGCGTCATCGCCTGCTCGCCGCCCCGGAGGCGGAGCTGGACTCCCTGCTGGGCGCGCTGCCCGCTGGGGCTGAAGCGACGGGCGGCGACGATCCGGCCGCGGACGCCGCGGCAAAGGCGCGGGCCGAGCTGCGCGCCCTGGCCCTGGAAGCCCGAAGGGAAAAAGCGGCCAACGCTGCGCCCCACGCCGCGCGGGCTTTGTTCCGCGCATTGCGCCGCCGGTTCGACATGGTCCGGGACGAGAAAATTTTTTGA
- the lysS gene encoding lysine--tRNA ligase produces MLESFAARDDLNEVVKNRVVKACDLLDAGVPLFPNNFRKQHDINWVLETYGPLEGEELDRQEDVFAVAGRIVSLRSFGKVAFFHLMDQTGRIQCYASREHMSAEDYAIVKKLDVGDIVGVSGHLFRTKTGELTVACRRIKLITRSMRPLPEKYHGLKDLEMRYRQRYVDLIVTPRAREIFLKRSLIVREFRRFMEDNGFMEVETPMMQPLAGGATAKPFKTHHNALDLDLFLRIAPELYLKRLLVGGFEKVFELNRNFRNEGIDTRHNPEFTMCEFYWAYATFEDLMDFTEQLFAHLARTACGDTVVPYQGEMIDLTPGAWKRLSFYDSLTQVGGHSPEFYNDYTRVRDYIRQRGEKAADSENLQKLQAKLFDLDVEPKLIQPHFIYHYPTEISPLSRRNDQNPGITDRFELFITGRELSNAFSELNDPVDQRLRFEDQVREREAGDDEAHSMDEDYLRALEYGMPPAAGQGVGIDRLVMLLTDSASIREVILFPLLRPES; encoded by the coding sequence ATGCTGGAAAGTTTCGCGGCCCGCGACGACCTCAATGAGGTCGTCAAGAACCGCGTGGTCAAAGCCTGCGATCTGCTGGACGCGGGCGTGCCTCTTTTTCCCAATAATTTCCGAAAACAACACGATATCAATTGGGTTTTGGAAACCTACGGCCCCCTGGAAGGGGAGGAGCTGGACCGGCAGGAGGACGTCTTTGCCGTGGCCGGGCGCATTGTTTCCCTGCGCTCGTTCGGCAAGGTGGCCTTTTTCCACCTTATGGACCAGACGGGCCGCATCCAGTGCTACGCCTCGCGCGAGCACATGTCCGCAGAGGACTACGCCATCGTCAAGAAGCTGGACGTGGGCGATATCGTGGGCGTATCCGGCCATCTTTTCCGCACCAAGACCGGTGAGCTTACCGTGGCCTGCCGCCGCATCAAGCTCATTACCCGCTCCATGCGGCCGTTGCCGGAAAAGTACCACGGGCTCAAAGACCTGGAAATGCGCTACCGTCAGCGCTATGTGGACCTCATCGTCACCCCCCGCGCGCGGGAGATTTTTTTGAAGCGCAGCCTCATTGTGCGTGAGTTCCGCCGGTTTATGGAGGACAACGGCTTCATGGAGGTGGAAACTCCCATGATGCAGCCCCTGGCCGGCGGCGCTACGGCCAAGCCCTTCAAAACCCATCATAACGCCCTGGACCTGGACCTTTTTCTGCGCATAGCGCCGGAGCTGTACCTCAAGCGGCTGCTGGTGGGCGGGTTTGAAAAGGTCTTTGAGCTCAACCGCAATTTTCGCAACGAAGGCATCGATACCCGCCATAATCCGGAATTCACCATGTGTGAATTCTACTGGGCCTACGCAACCTTTGAAGATCTCATGGACTTCACCGAGCAGCTCTTTGCCCATCTGGCGCGCACGGCCTGCGGCGATACGGTGGTGCCCTACCAGGGCGAAATGATCGACCTGACCCCCGGCGCATGGAAGCGGCTGAGTTTTTATGATTCTCTCACCCAGGTGGGGGGGCACAGCCCGGAATTTTACAACGATTACACTCGCGTACGCGACTATATCCGCCAGCGCGGCGAAAAGGCGGCGGACAGCGAAAATCTGCAGAAACTCCAGGCCAAACTCTTTGACCTGGATGTGGAGCCCAAGCTCATCCAGCCCCATTTTATCTACCATTATCCTACGGAAATTTCGCCGCTTTCCAGGCGCAACGATCAGAACCCGGGCATCACCGACCGCTTTGAGCTCTTCATCACCGGGCGGGAGCTTTCCAACGCCTTTTCCGAGCTCAACGACCCCGTGGACCAGCGTCTGCGTTTTGAGGATCAGGTGCGCGAGCGCGAGGCCGGCGACGACGAGGCCCACAGCATGGACGAAGACTACCTGCGCGCCCTGGAGTACGGCATGCCGCCGGCGGCGGGGCAGGGCGTGGGCATTGACCGGCTGGTTATGCTGCTGACGGATTCGGCCTCCATCCGCGAAGTCATCCTCTTTCCCCTGCTGCGGCCCGAAAGTTAG
- a CDS encoding glycine cleavage system protein R: MQKYTASFLGRDCPGVVATVSRILEETGCNIEEVTQTILSGEFAAIFVVAAPDGPDAEGLRQKLSAGLAAAAVDLSVLVRPAVKGQWGTDLHCEPFVVTADGPDKPGLIAAMSRVFARHGVNIESLKAILGEGGPNRALFVFEVMVPESVDLGRLRRELACEGQKRDLRVSVQHRDIFEAVHRVTPF, from the coding sequence ATGCAAAAGTATACAGCCTCCTTTCTGGGGCGGGATTGCCCCGGCGTGGTGGCCACGGTCAGCCGCATCCTTGAAGAAACGGGCTGCAATATTGAGGAAGTGACCCAGACCATTCTTTCCGGCGAGTTTGCGGCCATTTTTGTGGTGGCCGCGCCCGATGGCCCCGACGCCGAGGGCCTGCGCCAGAAGCTCAGCGCCGGGCTGGCCGCCGCCGCCGTAGACCTTTCCGTGCTGGTGCGCCCGGCCGTCAAAGGCCAGTGGGGCACGGACCTGCACTGCGAACCCTTTGTGGTTACCGCCGACGGGCCGGACAAGCCCGGGCTCATTGCAGCCATGAGCCGCGTTTTCGCCCGGCACGGCGTCAATATTGAAAGCCTCAAGGCCATCCTGGGCGAGGGCGGGCCCAACCGCGCCCTGTTCGTCTTTGAAGTGATGGTGCCCGAAAGCGTCGATCTGGGGCGGCTGCGCCGCGAACTGGCCTGCGAAGGCCAGAAGCGCGACCTGCGCGTGAGCGTGCAGCACCGGGATATTTTTGAGGCCGTGCACCGGGTAACCCCATTTTAG